From Candoia aspera isolate rCanAsp1 chromosome 4, rCanAsp1.hap2, whole genome shotgun sequence, a single genomic window includes:
- the LOC134496787 gene encoding melanoma-associated antigen E1-like — protein MPASDRHQSLLSSRIESRPFSLDPGKGRSVSPERVGCSAPSESPIWPMMPASDRGRMQSPLSSRSESSSFWLHPRKGLSVSPELHYCTATCEPLILRPMPASDRGRMQSPLSSRSESSSFPLDPGKGRSVSPERVGCSAPSESPIWPMMPASDRGRMQSPLSSRSESSSFWLHPRKGLSVSPELHYCTATCEPLILRPMPASDRGRMQSPLSSRSESSSFPLDPGKGRSVSPERVGCSAPSESPIWPMMPASDRGRMQSPLSSRSESSSFWLHPRKGLSVSPELHYCTATCEPLILRPMPASDRGRMQSPLSSRSESSSFPLDPGKGRSVSPERVGCSAPSESPIWPMMPASDRGRMQSPLSSRSESSSFWLHPRKGRSVSPERVGCSAPSESPIWPPMPASDRGRMQSPLSSRSESSSFPLDPGKGEIGSINYSLLETGYN, from the exons ATGCCAGCTAGTGACAGACACCAAAGCCTCCTGTCGTCGAGAATTGAGTCCAGGCCTTTCTCTTTGGATCCCGGGAAAG GACGGTCTGTTTCACCCGAACGTGTCGGTTGCTCAGCACCTTCCGAGTCTCCTATTTGGCCCATGATGCCAGCTAGTGACAGAGGCCGAATGCAAAGCCCGCTGTCGTCGAGAAGTGAGTCCAGTTCTTTCTGGTTGCATCCCAGGAAAG GACTGTCTGTTTCACCAGAACTTCACTATTGCACAGCAACTTGTGAGCCTCTTATTTTGCGCCCGATGCCAGCTAGTGACAGAGGCCGAATGCAAAGCCCGCTGTCGTCGAGAAGTGAGTCCAGTTCTTTCCCGTTGGATCCCGGGAAAG GACGGTCTGTTTCACCCGAACGTGTCGGTTGCTCAGCACCTTCCGAGTCTCCTATTTGGCCCATGATGCCAGCTAGTGACAGAGGCCGAATGCAAAGCCCGCTGTCGTCGAGAAGTGAGTCCAGTTCTTTCTGGTTGCATCCCAGGAAAG GACTGTCTGTTTCACCAGAACTTCACTATTGCACAGCAACTTGTGAGCCTCTTATTTTGCGCCCGATGCCAGCTAGTGACAGAGGCCGAATGCAAAGCCCGCTGTCGTCGAGAAGTGAGTCCAGTTCTTTCCCGTTGGATCCCGGGAAAG GACGGTCTGTTTCACCCGAACGTGTCGGTTGCTCAGCACCTTCCGAGTCTCCTATTTGGCCCATGATGCCAGCTAGTGACAGAGGCCGAATGCAAAGCCCGCTGTCGTCGAGAAGTGAGTCCAGTTCTTTCTGGTTGCATCCCAGGAAAG GACTGTCTGTTTCACCAGAACTTCACTATTGCACAGCAACTTGTGAGCCTCTTATTTTGCGCCCGATGCCAGCTAGTGACAGAGGCCGAATGCAAAGCCCGCTGTCGTCGAGAAGTGAGTCCAGTTCTTTCCCGTTGGATCCCGGGAAAG GACGGTCTGTTTCACCCGAACGTGTCGGTTGCTCAGCACCTTCCGAGTCTCCTATTTGGCCCATGATGCCAGCTAGTGACAGAGGCCGAATGCAAAGCCCGCTGTCGTCGAGAAGTGAGTCCAGTTCTTTCTGGTTGCATCCCAGGAAAG GACGGTCTGTTTCACCCGAACGTGTCGGTTGCTCAGCACCTTCCGAGTCTCCTATTTGGCCCCCGATGCCAGCTAGTGACAGAGGCCGAATGCAAAGCCCGCTGTCGTCAAGAAGTGAGTCCAGTTCTTTCCCGTTGGATCCCGGGAAAGGTGAGATTGGCTCTATCAATTACAGCCTTCTAGAGACTGGTTACAATTGA